Proteins encoded by one window of Cydia splendana chromosome 14, ilCydSple1.2, whole genome shotgun sequence:
- the LOC134796993 gene encoding uncharacterized protein LOC134796993, which produces MLYGSECWATNKPHLNKLHTTEMRMLRWSAGVTMMDKIRNVYIRGSFKVAPITEKLTEKRLRWYGHVQRRPVDYMVKVALDIPTTKRGRGRPPATWLTTVQRDLKDLNIDADLALNRAEWRKRTGKADPK; this is translated from the coding sequence ATGTTATACGGATCCGAGTGCTGGGCTACAAATAAACCCCACTTGAACAAGCTCCACACCACAGAGATGCGCATGTTACGCTGGTCAGCGGGTGTCACCATGATGGACAAGATAAGAAACGTGTATATCCGGGGTAGTTTCAAAGTAGCGCCAATAACAGAAAAGCTGACGGAAAAACGCCTGAGGTGGTACGGTCATGTACAGAGGCGTCCAGTAGACTACATGGTTAAGGTAGCGCTCGATATTCCAACGACGAAGCGAGGACGTGGAAGACCACCTGCCACCTGGCTGACGACGGTTCAGAGAGACCTGAAAGACCTCAATATAGACGCCGACCTTGCActcaatcgtgcagaatggaggaaaagaacagggaaggccgaccccaagtaa